A genome region from Bradyrhizobium commune includes the following:
- a CDS encoding winged helix-turn-helix transcriptional regulator, which yields MKRKNFARRPGCAVEAALDLIDGKWKGVILYHLQSGTQRFGELRRRMPGITQRMLTKQLRALEDDKLVVRKVYAEVPPRVEYTLSELGESLRPVIDILKAWGEGHQERLSCAPEPVVVRTPKRAA from the coding sequence ATGAAACGGAAGAATTTTGCCCGTCGACCCGGGTGCGCGGTCGAGGCGGCACTCGACCTGATCGACGGCAAGTGGAAGGGCGTAATCCTCTATCATCTGCAAAGCGGCACCCAGCGCTTCGGTGAATTGCGCCGGAGAATGCCCGGGATCACACAGCGCATGTTGACCAAGCAGCTGCGCGCGCTCGAGGACGACAAGCTCGTCGTCCGCAAGGTCTATGCTGAAGTGCCGCCGCGCGTCGAATATACGCTGTCCGAACTCGGCGAGAGCCTGCGTCCGGTGATCGATATCCTGAAAGCCTGGGGCGAGGGCCATCAGGAGCGGCTGTCCTGCGCGCCCGAGCCGGTGGTCGTGAGAACGCCGAAACGCGCGGCGTAG
- a CDS encoding zinc-binding alcohol dehydrogenase family protein, protein MKAVGYKQSLPIEDAESLIDFEAAKPEPMGRDIRVAVKAISANPVDYKVRKRAVPPEGETKILGYDAAGVVDAVGPEVTLFKPGDEVFYAGSILRQGTNSEFHLVDERIVGNKPKSLSFAQAAALPLTSITAWELLFDRLGAVPGKSVDPRTLLITGGAGGVGSILIQLARRLTGLTVLATATRPESQKWCLDLGAHAVIDHGKPMKQQIEKLKLPPVALVASLTFTEQHYKAIAEFMAPQGRFGLIDDPPEFTMSTFKGKAISVHWESMFTRSSFQTPDMIAQHHLLNDVADLLDKGVLRTTLDQSFGTINARNLKRAHALLESGKSRGKIVLEGW, encoded by the coding sequence ATGAAGGCCGTCGGCTACAAACAATCTCTTCCGATCGAGGATGCGGAGTCACTGATTGATTTCGAGGCTGCCAAACCCGAGCCGATGGGGCGCGACATCCGCGTTGCCGTGAAGGCGATCTCGGCGAATCCGGTCGACTACAAGGTGCGCAAGCGCGCCGTCCCGCCCGAAGGCGAGACGAAGATTCTCGGCTATGACGCGGCCGGCGTGGTCGATGCCGTCGGGCCCGAGGTCACGCTGTTCAAGCCGGGCGACGAGGTGTTTTACGCAGGCTCGATCCTGCGTCAGGGCACCAACTCCGAATTCCACCTGGTCGACGAGCGCATCGTCGGCAACAAGCCGAAGTCGCTCTCGTTTGCGCAAGCCGCCGCCCTTCCCCTCACTTCCATCACCGCCTGGGAGTTGCTGTTCGATCGCCTCGGCGCGGTGCCCGGCAAGAGCGTCGATCCGCGCACGCTGCTGATCACCGGCGGTGCCGGCGGCGTCGGCTCGATCCTGATCCAGCTCGCCCGCCGCCTCACCGGCCTCACCGTGCTCGCGACCGCGACGCGGCCGGAATCGCAAAAATGGTGTCTCGATCTCGGCGCGCATGCGGTCATCGATCACGGCAAGCCGATGAAGCAGCAGATCGAGAAGCTGAAGCTGCCGCCGGTCGCGCTGGTGGCGAGCCTCACCTTCACCGAGCAGCACTACAAGGCGATCGCGGAGTTCATGGCGCCGCAGGGCAGGTTCGGCCTGATCGACGATCCGCCGGAATTCACCATGAGCACGTTCAAGGGCAAGGCGATCTCGGTGCACTGGGAATCGATGTTCACGCGCTCCTCGTTCCAGACGCCGGACATGATCGCGCAGCATCATCTGCTCAACGACGTCGCCGACCTCCTCGACAAAGGCGTGCTGCGCACCACGCTGGACCAGAGCTTTGGCACCATCAACGCCCGCAATCTCAAGCGTGCGCACGCGCTGCTCGAGAGCGGCAAGTCGCGCGGCAAGATCGTGCTGGAGGGGTGGTAA